The Amycolatopsis sp. DG1A-15b genome window below encodes:
- a CDS encoding sulfite oxidase-like oxidoreductase, whose product MGVVTPGFQGRARSGNPRLPPGQYLAEDFPVLSAGPTPRVRTETWEFTVTTEAGEKHAWNWAELMALPSEKPTVDIHCVTQWSKLDTRWRGVSIDTLVGGLDTEADYVMVHAYGGYTTNLPLADLLDGQAWIAYEYGGKPLTPEHGGPARLLVPHLYFWKSAKWVRGLELKTRDEPGFWENAGYHDYGDPWREQRYQGD is encoded by the coding sequence ATGGGTGTCGTGACACCGGGTTTCCAGGGCCGCGCGCGCAGCGGCAACCCGCGGCTGCCGCCGGGGCAGTATCTGGCCGAGGACTTCCCGGTGCTGTCGGCGGGCCCGACCCCGCGCGTGCGGACCGAAACGTGGGAGTTCACCGTCACCACCGAGGCGGGGGAGAAGCACGCCTGGAACTGGGCCGAGCTGATGGCCCTGCCCAGCGAGAAGCCCACAGTGGACATCCACTGCGTCACCCAGTGGTCCAAACTGGACACTCGCTGGCGCGGTGTTTCGATCGACACGCTGGTCGGCGGGCTCGACACCGAAGCCGACTACGTGATGGTGCACGCCTACGGCGGGTACACGACGAACCTGCCGCTGGCCGACCTGCTCGACGGCCAGGCCTGGATCGCCTACGAGTACGGCGGCAAGCCGCTGACGCCCGAGCACGGCGGCCCGGCGCGGCTGCTCGTGCCGCACCTGTACTTCTGGAAGTCCGCGAAGTGGGTGCGCGGGCTGGAGCTGAAGACCCGGGACGAGCCGGGCTTCTGGGAGAACGCCGGCTACCACGACTACGGGGATCCATGGCGCGAACAGCGGTATCAGGGCGACTAG
- a CDS encoding ferredoxin reductase: MARTAVSGRLAWRVARLAGFRDETPTARTLVFDLPGWPGHLAGQHVDVRLTAADGYRAQRSYSLAAPADGDRVELTVQRVADGEVSEHLTGPYAIGDPVEIRGPIGGWFAWRPTDPAPVLLIAGGSGIVPLMAMVRARRAAGVRTPFKLIYSLRTPAELYYADELRTPVAGVDVTYVYTRELPEGRLGIPRRIDVATINTAGWPAEFGASCFVCGPTGFVETVADILVALGHDPHRIRTERFGPSRD, translated from the coding sequence ATGGCGCGAACAGCGGTATCAGGGCGACTAGCCTGGCGGGTCGCCCGCCTGGCCGGATTCCGCGACGAGACGCCGACGGCGCGCACGCTCGTCTTCGACCTGCCCGGCTGGCCGGGCCACCTGGCGGGCCAGCACGTCGACGTCCGGCTCACGGCCGCGGACGGCTATCGCGCGCAGCGCAGCTACTCCCTCGCCGCGCCGGCGGACGGCGACCGCGTGGAGCTGACGGTGCAGCGCGTCGCCGACGGCGAGGTGTCCGAACACCTCACCGGCCCGTACGCGATCGGCGACCCGGTCGAAATCCGCGGTCCGATCGGCGGCTGGTTCGCCTGGCGCCCGACGGACCCGGCGCCGGTGCTCCTGATCGCGGGGGGCTCGGGCATCGTCCCGCTGATGGCGATGGTCCGCGCCCGCCGCGCGGCGGGAGTCCGCACGCCGTTCAAGCTGATCTACTCGCTGCGCACCCCGGCCGAGCTGTACTACGCCGACGAGCTGCGCACGCCCGTGGCGGGCGTGGACGTGACCTACGTGTACACCCGCGAGCTGCCCGAAGGCCGCCTCGGCATTCCCCGCCGCATCGACGTGGCGACGATCAACACGGCGGGCTGGCCGGCCGAGTTCGGCGCGTCGTGCTTCGTCTGCGGCCCGACGGGCTTCGTGGAAACGGTGGCGGACATCCTGGTCGCCCTGGGCCACGATCCGCACCGGATCCGCACCGAACGCTTCGGCCCCAGCCGCGACTGA
- a CDS encoding fibronectin type III domain-containing protein, which translates to MLTKWGSTRRRTVVTVLLSAGALLATTGPVAAAGPDAAGRDVYVSPGGSDRASGSAGHPVRTLDRARDLVRQRAPHLTRDLTVHLAPGVFRLAAPLQLDARDSGGNGHRVIWQGSGDTELNGGVRVTGWQPVPGRPGLFAAPAPAGLDNTRQLYVDGVREQRARGPLPVTVKATATGYTASADTLAHWRNPKDVEFVYVSGEALWNVQRDGLGQWTEPRCPLAAAEGTTITMAGPCWDNSTKRVLFPDIPGRSVNMVGPADLTNGRHPTYAENAFELLDTPGEWYLDRSARVVYYLPKPGQDLRRADVEMPVLEKLLDAKGTAAAPIHDIAFRGLRYSYATWLTPSSPEGFSEIQAGYTITGADGWAVQGLCQFVPGGTCPYASWTREPANVSVSHGRRVEFADSVFAHLGGAGLDLIDGTKEAQVRGDVFTDISGNGVQVGGVDKPVTDTDADVVRDVRVTDNHLYGLPREFHGGVPIVNGYTVRNTISHNQIDHVGYSAISVGWGGWPDKIKRPATPNLSHDNVVSDNLIFDYMQMLDDGGGVYTQGITGSSLDDGEKVTGNVIHDQWGLGKGVYTDNGNTYETIRGNVLYRTAYFNVGTVHVDYRDDLGNNDPTLIEGNYWEQGDRDKVDKGAITRGNQLLANPAGAPAAIVANAGLEPAYRGLLTRPVGGRAPAEAPSRVGTFAVAGKLYATWNPTFAFNNAPVTDYVVTASGGGRTYSATVTAADFAKRAYAEVPGLTDGTPYTVTVAARNAFGTSEPSLPSAPVTPGLKPAALPGIPTSARALPSATAASIRWNPPAAAGDTPVLGYVITVSDGRTIPVQGRDALVTQPTVKGMTRVVDNLKPATAYTFTIAAVTATGTGPAATFTATTS; encoded by the coding sequence ATGCTGACCAAGTGGGGCTCGACGCGGCGGCGCACCGTGGTGACCGTCCTCCTCAGTGCGGGCGCACTGCTCGCCACGACCGGTCCGGTGGCCGCGGCCGGTCCCGATGCCGCCGGCCGGGACGTCTACGTCTCACCCGGTGGGTCCGATCGGGCCTCCGGGAGCGCCGGCCACCCCGTCCGGACCCTCGACCGGGCCCGCGACCTCGTGCGGCAACGCGCACCGCACCTCACGCGGGATCTCACCGTCCACCTCGCGCCCGGCGTCTTCCGGCTGGCCGCACCCCTGCAGCTCGACGCGCGGGACTCCGGCGGCAACGGTCACCGCGTCATCTGGCAGGGCAGCGGTGACACCGAGCTGAACGGCGGCGTGCGCGTCACCGGCTGGCAGCCCGTGCCGGGCCGTCCGGGCCTGTTCGCCGCGCCCGCGCCCGCCGGGCTGGACAACACCCGCCAGCTCTACGTCGACGGCGTCCGCGAGCAACGCGCCCGCGGCCCCCTGCCGGTGACCGTCAAGGCCACCGCCACCGGGTACACCGCCAGTGCCGACACGCTCGCGCACTGGCGCAACCCGAAGGACGTCGAGTTCGTGTACGTCTCGGGTGAGGCGCTCTGGAACGTCCAGCGCGACGGCCTCGGCCAGTGGACCGAACCGCGCTGCCCCCTCGCCGCCGCCGAAGGCACGACGATCACCATGGCCGGCCCGTGCTGGGACAACTCGACGAAACGCGTGCTGTTCCCGGACATCCCCGGCCGCAGCGTCAACATGGTCGGCCCGGCCGACCTCACCAACGGGCGGCACCCCACCTACGCCGAAAACGCCTTCGAACTGCTCGACACCCCGGGTGAGTGGTACCTCGACCGGTCCGCCCGCGTCGTCTACTACCTGCCGAAGCCCGGCCAGGACCTGCGTCGCGCGGACGTCGAAATGCCGGTGCTGGAGAAGCTCCTCGACGCGAAAGGCACCGCCGCCGCGCCGATCCACGACATCGCCTTCCGCGGCTTGCGCTACTCCTACGCGACCTGGCTGACGCCTTCGTCGCCCGAAGGGTTCTCGGAAATCCAGGCGGGGTACACGATCACGGGCGCCGACGGCTGGGCCGTCCAAGGCCTCTGCCAGTTCGTGCCCGGCGGCACCTGCCCGTACGCCTCGTGGACGCGGGAACCCGCCAACGTCTCCGTCTCGCACGGCCGGCGCGTCGAATTCGCCGACAGCGTGTTCGCCCATCTCGGCGGCGCCGGGCTGGACCTCATCGACGGCACCAAGGAAGCCCAGGTGCGCGGCGACGTCTTCACCGACATCTCCGGCAACGGCGTGCAGGTCGGCGGCGTCGACAAACCGGTGACGGACACCGATGCCGACGTCGTGCGGGACGTCCGGGTCACCGACAACCACCTCTACGGCCTGCCGCGCGAATTCCACGGCGGCGTGCCGATCGTCAACGGCTACACCGTGCGGAACACCATCTCCCACAACCAGATCGACCACGTCGGCTACTCGGCGATCTCCGTCGGCTGGGGCGGCTGGCCGGACAAGATCAAGCGGCCTGCGACGCCGAACCTGTCGCACGACAACGTCGTCTCGGACAACCTGATCTTCGACTACATGCAGATGCTCGACGACGGCGGTGGCGTCTACACCCAGGGCATCACCGGCAGCTCCCTCGACGACGGCGAGAAGGTCACCGGCAACGTCATCCACGACCAGTGGGGGCTCGGCAAGGGCGTCTACACCGACAACGGCAACACCTACGAGACGATCCGCGGCAACGTCCTGTACCGCACGGCGTACTTCAACGTCGGCACGGTGCACGTCGACTACCGCGACGACCTCGGCAACAACGACCCGACGCTGATCGAGGGCAACTACTGGGAGCAGGGCGACCGCGACAAGGTCGACAAGGGCGCGATCACCCGCGGGAACCAGCTCCTCGCGAACCCGGCCGGCGCACCGGCGGCGATCGTCGCGAACGCGGGCCTCGAGCCGGCCTACCGCGGGCTGCTCACCCGGCCGGTCGGCGGGCGGGCACCGGCCGAAGCACCGTCACGGGTCGGCACGTTCGCCGTCGCGGGGAAGCTGTACGCGACCTGGAACCCGACGTTCGCCTTCAACAACGCACCGGTCACGGACTACGTGGTGACCGCATCGGGTGGCGGGCGCACGTATTCGGCCACCGTCACCGCGGCCGACTTCGCGAAGCGCGCGTACGCCGAAGTGCCCGGGTTGACGGACGGGACGCCGTACACGGTGACAGTCGCGGCGCGCAACGCGTTCGGCACGAGCGAGCCCTCGCTGCCATCGGCACCGGTGACCCCCGGCCTGAAACCCGCGGCGCTGCCGGGAATCCCGACGAGCGCGCGGGCACTGCCGAGCGCCACCGCGGCCTCGATCCGCTGGAACCCGCCGGCGGCAGCGGGCGACACCCCGGTGCTGGGCTACGTGATCACGGTCTCCGACGGCCGCACGATCCCGGTGCAGGGCCGCGACGCCCTGGTCACCCAGCCGACGGTCAAGGGCATGACCAGGGTCGTGGACAACCTGAAACCGGCAACGGCCTACACGTTCACGATCGCCGCGGTGACGGCCACGGGAACGGGGCCGGCGGCCACTTTCACCGCCACGACGTCGTAG
- a CDS encoding helix-turn-helix transcriptional regulator: MNTLLTQVPPPHTVPVHPAARQLLDRVTAEPAAPLRLAVVAPGGYGKSVLLAALDRRYRAAGVDAVLVDDADRLGADQLEDLLDGADGPIVVAHRPAAVAPGWTLLQLGPLGVEDVARLMSAVTGSPADPAAAAELHARSGGVPRLAERALLGRLEEFRPELDELDDDVLRYLIAAEAGAGRNLDLLSALLDRRPDQLPAIVEGARATGLLAPDDTLLPLAAAAVRDFGPPARRLTTVQRLVELQLANGLPVLDLARSLLGTGSSGASAAAAFAAAAGEALPSDARLATRLFEAAAEAGDRSPAVTAGWARAAALSGDLDTALRLGDGMLGAADAETRAAGAEIAATVLAHRGELARSAELYHWAGRADAFSATASVGTGDIEGARRLLDSPTPGVAPTLFAGAATRMARGIVDSVSGCATETLSTLLGAATMLEPALGGMLLPDSPAALAALVALHTGELALAESVLSRALDGGTGGDLLAARHRLLLGWVAMTAGDLATAAEHRDAVAGRPLEARDELFFATLELGLARRASDLVGLQRSWNRAYQASMRQQTDLFTLLPLGELAIAAARTGAFAKLSGQFERAHGLLARLGEPPLWTVSLVWHELHAAITLEDADAVKAHLATLTTHAHCGRHPRALATAAQGWLAVLGGTFAPDAITAAAAELHDLGLRWDAARLAGQAAIRTSDRKAMVQLLEAARQFQGTAARREPGASPEPAAGTGLAALSERELEVARLVVEGLTYKQAGSKLFISGKTVEHHMARIRGKLGAADRRELLATLRELLSRPDAT, from the coding sequence TTGAACACACTGCTCACGCAGGTCCCCCCGCCGCACACGGTTCCCGTGCACCCGGCGGCGCGGCAGCTGCTCGACCGCGTCACCGCCGAGCCGGCCGCCCCGCTGCGGCTCGCCGTCGTCGCCCCCGGCGGTTACGGCAAGAGCGTGCTGCTCGCCGCGCTCGACCGCCGCTACCGGGCGGCCGGCGTCGACGCCGTGCTGGTCGACGACGCCGACCGGCTCGGCGCCGACCAGCTCGAGGACCTGCTCGACGGCGCGGACGGCCCGATCGTCGTCGCCCACCGGCCGGCCGCGGTGGCGCCCGGCTGGACGCTGCTGCAGCTCGGCCCGCTCGGCGTCGAGGACGTGGCGCGGCTGATGTCCGCGGTGACGGGTTCCCCCGCCGACCCGGCCGCCGCGGCCGAACTGCACGCCCGCAGCGGCGGCGTGCCGCGGCTGGCCGAGCGCGCGCTGCTCGGGCGGCTGGAGGAGTTCCGGCCCGAGCTCGACGAGCTCGACGACGACGTGCTCCGCTACCTGATCGCGGCCGAAGCCGGCGCGGGGCGCAACCTCGACCTGCTGTCCGCCCTGCTCGACCGCCGTCCCGACCAGCTGCCCGCCATCGTCGAGGGCGCCCGCGCGACCGGCCTGCTCGCCCCCGACGACACGCTGCTGCCACTGGCCGCGGCCGCCGTCCGCGACTTCGGCCCGCCCGCGCGCCGGCTGACGACGGTGCAGCGGCTGGTCGAACTGCAGCTGGCGAACGGCCTTCCGGTGCTCGACCTGGCCCGGTCCCTGCTCGGCACGGGCAGTTCCGGCGCGTCCGCGGCCGCCGCGTTCGCCGCGGCGGCGGGCGAAGCGCTGCCGTCCGACGCGCGCTTGGCGACGCGGTTGTTCGAAGCCGCCGCCGAAGCGGGCGACCGCTCTCCCGCCGTCACGGCGGGCTGGGCGCGCGCGGCCGCGTTGTCCGGCGACCTCGACACCGCGCTGCGGCTCGGGGACGGGATGCTCGGTGCCGCCGACGCGGAAACCCGCGCGGCGGGGGCGGAGATCGCGGCGACCGTGCTGGCCCACCGCGGCGAACTGGCCCGCAGCGCCGAGCTCTACCACTGGGCGGGCCGCGCGGACGCGTTCTCGGCGACGGCTTCGGTCGGCACCGGCGACATCGAGGGCGCCCGGCGCCTGCTCGACTCCCCCACCCCGGGCGTCGCGCCGACGCTGTTCGCCGGCGCGGCCACCCGGATGGCCCGCGGCATCGTGGATTCGGTGTCCGGCTGCGCGACGGAGACGTTGTCGACCCTGCTCGGCGCGGCCACGATGCTGGAGCCGGCGCTGGGCGGCATGCTGCTGCCGGACAGCCCGGCCGCGCTGGCCGCGCTCGTCGCCCTGCACACGGGTGAGCTGGCACTGGCGGAGTCGGTGCTGAGCCGGGCACTGGACGGCGGAACCGGCGGAGACCTCCTGGCCGCGCGGCACCGGTTGCTGCTGGGCTGGGTCGCGATGACAGCGGGCGACCTGGCGACGGCCGCGGAACACCGTGACGCCGTCGCGGGCCGGCCGCTGGAAGCCCGCGACGAGCTGTTCTTCGCGACGCTGGAGCTGGGCCTGGCCCGGCGGGCCAGCGACCTCGTCGGGCTGCAGCGGTCGTGGAACCGGGCGTACCAGGCGTCGATGCGGCAGCAGACCGACCTGTTCACGTTGCTGCCACTGGGCGAGCTGGCGATCGCCGCGGCCCGCACCGGCGCGTTCGCGAAGCTCTCCGGCCAGTTCGAACGCGCCCACGGCCTGCTGGCCCGGCTCGGCGAACCTCCACTGTGGACGGTTTCGCTGGTCTGGCACGAGCTGCACGCGGCGATCACGCTGGAGGACGCGGACGCGGTCAAGGCCCACCTGGCGACGTTGACCACGCACGCCCACTGTGGCCGCCACCCCCGGGCCCTGGCCACAGCGGCCCAGGGCTGGCTGGCGGTGCTCGGCGGAACGTTCGCCCCGGACGCCATCACCGCGGCGGCGGCCGAGCTGCACGACCTGGGCCTGCGCTGGGACGCGGCCCGGCTCGCGGGCCAGGCGGCGATCCGCACGTCCGACCGCAAGGCGATGGTCCAGCTCCTGGAGGCGGCCCGCCAGTTCCAGGGCACGGCGGCCCGCCGCGAACCCGGAGCCTCCCCGGAACCGGCGGCCGGGACGGGCTTGGCGGCGTTGAGCGAGCGCGAACTGGAGGTCGCCCGCCTGGTCGTGGAGGGGCTGACGTACAAGCAGGCGGGCAGCAAGCTGTTCATTTCGGGCAAGACGGTGGAGCACCACATGGCCCGGATCCGCGGAAAGCTCGGGGCGGCGGACCGGCGAGAGCTGCTGGCGACGCTGCGGGAGCTCCTTTCGCGCCCCGACGCCACTTGA
- a CDS encoding molecular chaperone DnaK, which translates to MPYVLGIDVAQGRTHAATCHRRGLGWGEPEPLWLGTRSPAAASALFLDDEGYLLTGDAAAEAGAQVPSRLLTGFHRRIGDDVPMLVEGEPFPPETLTTVLVEGIAEHAANLFGGPPQHLVLTHPGDWGGYRRDVLRRALADAGFTAVTLVPGSIAALGAHLPLPGPGAQVAGVCEYGTDGVNVTLATASGASGWQLGHGAEGVAPAAALSTLFALAGAASTAPKRLAGVVFCGDVPPHALPARPPCPMFAGPVPPATTALGAAALAALRADHRGTPQEPPAVETTLLPKVDTLGELGERPPRPPVEITPFELPERTGPLNLFRRRRPLAAVILVLAAAVSAVVITVTARDATAGPAGTPAPTHCAPSGEGHC; encoded by the coding sequence TTGCCCTACGTCCTCGGGATCGACGTGGCCCAGGGCCGGACCCACGCCGCGACCTGCCACCGGCGGGGCCTCGGGTGGGGTGAGCCCGAACCCCTTTGGCTGGGAACGAGGTCCCCGGCCGCGGCGTCCGCGCTGTTCCTCGACGACGAGGGGTACCTGCTCACCGGTGACGCCGCCGCGGAGGCGGGCGCGCAGGTCCCGTCCAGGCTGCTCACCGGCTTCCACCGGCGGATCGGCGACGACGTGCCGATGCTCGTCGAAGGGGAGCCGTTCCCGCCCGAAACGCTCACCACCGTGCTGGTCGAAGGGATCGCCGAGCACGCCGCGAACCTGTTCGGCGGCCCCCCGCAGCACCTGGTGCTGACCCACCCCGGCGACTGGGGCGGCTACCGCCGTGACGTGCTGCGCCGGGCACTCGCCGACGCCGGGTTCACCGCGGTGACACTGGTTCCCGGCTCGATCGCCGCACTCGGGGCGCACCTGCCGCTGCCCGGCCCCGGCGCTCAGGTGGCCGGGGTGTGCGAGTACGGCACCGACGGCGTGAACGTGACGCTGGCGACGGCGAGCGGCGCGAGTGGCTGGCAGCTCGGCCATGGTGCGGAAGGGGTGGCCCCGGCGGCCGCGCTGAGCACGCTGTTCGCGCTCGCCGGAGCGGCCTCGACGGCCCCGAAGAGACTGGCCGGCGTGGTGTTCTGCGGCGACGTCCCCCCGCACGCGCTGCCGGCCCGGCCGCCGTGCCCGATGTTCGCGGGACCGGTTCCGCCGGCGACCACCGCGCTCGGCGCGGCCGCCCTCGCGGCCCTGCGCGCCGACCACCGGGGGACCCCGCAGGAACCCCCCGCCGTCGAAACCACCTTGCTCCCCAAGGTGGACACGCTCGGTGAGCTCGGCGAGCGGCCGCCCCGGCCGCCGGTCGAGATCACGCCGTTCGAACTGCCCGAGCGCACCGGCCCGCTGAACCTGTTCCGCCGGCGGCGTCCCCTCGCCGCCGTGATCCTGGTGCTCGCCGCGGCCGTCTCGGCCGTCGTCATCACCGTCACCGCCCGCGACGCCACCGCCGGCCCCGCCGGTACCCCCGCCCCCACCCACTGCGCCCCCTCCGGTGAAGGTCACTGTTGA
- a CDS encoding IniB N-terminal domain-containing protein, translating to MDSVQTLHDFALNLLNDPTALAAFGTDPQGVLAAAGLGDVSAADVHEVIPLVLDYVPVDSLPAVGGLPVVGDLSPVGTDAPGVQGAIDQLTALTAGLGLPATSGLPGVGDLGVGELPVVGDLDLPAVPGVNDITNAGNVTALAGNVTSVIVGGDLAHGLDSQALANLTAAPAYLTEPESGVTGNVAYAAAAGVGEAQQVLATSNAEIHEVNGHVGDVAGTLGDVTGALGAGNAVSGLTSHVGDFSGILKGAGDVDVKHVTGDVAGAVHGLGDVTNTVTSATGINVDHNVVGQVGELASGNGTAVHDVVSDVADVSHNALGNLHLGDIASGNDIHLGH from the coding sequence ATGGACTCCGTGCAGACCCTGCACGACTTCGCCCTCAACCTGCTCAACGACCCGACCGCGCTGGCGGCCTTCGGGACGGACCCGCAGGGCGTCCTCGCCGCCGCCGGTCTCGGTGACGTGAGCGCCGCCGACGTGCACGAGGTCATCCCGCTGGTGCTCGACTACGTGCCGGTCGACAGCCTCCCGGCCGTGGGCGGCCTCCCCGTCGTCGGCGACCTGTCCCCGGTCGGCACCGACGCCCCGGGCGTCCAGGGCGCGATCGACCAGCTCACCGCGCTCACCGCGGGCCTCGGCCTGCCGGCCACCTCGGGCCTGCCGGGCGTCGGCGACCTGGGTGTCGGCGAGCTCCCGGTCGTGGGCGACCTCGACCTGCCCGCCGTGCCGGGCGTCAACGACATCACCAACGCCGGCAACGTCACCGCGCTGGCCGGCAACGTCACCAGTGTCATCGTCGGCGGCGACCTGGCCCACGGCCTGGACTCGCAGGCGCTGGCCAACCTGACCGCCGCCCCGGCGTACCTGACGGAGCCGGAGTCGGGCGTGACCGGCAACGTGGCCTACGCCGCCGCCGCGGGTGTGGGCGAGGCCCAGCAGGTCCTCGCCACCTCCAACGCGGAGATCCACGAGGTCAACGGGCACGTCGGCGACGTGGCCGGCACCCTCGGCGACGTGACCGGTGCCCTCGGCGCCGGCAACGCGGTGAGCGGGCTGACCAGCCACGTCGGTGACTTCTCCGGCATCCTCAAGGGTGCGGGCGACGTCGACGTCAAACACGTCACCGGCGACGTCGCGGGCGCCGTCCACGGCCTCGGTGACGTCACCAACACCGTGACCTCGGCCACCGGCATCAACGTCGACCACAACGTCGTCGGCCAGGTCGGCGAGCTCGCCAGCGGCAACGGCACGGCCGTCCACGACGTGGTGTCCGACGTCGCCGACGTCAGCCACAACGCCCTGGGCAACCTGCACCTCGGCGACATCGCCTCCGGCAACGACATCCACCTCGGGCACTGA
- a CDS encoding dynamin family protein produces MTAPAWLEVLNETLDACRTHGRADLAERLRRRRDAPTGQTRLGVLGFPKQGKGYLLNAVLNAPVCAVGDAATPAVPTEIAYSPEPAATLVGRSRERIPVAVERLTGELGARPAGTLSRVEVGVPRELLSAGLVLVDTPPVGDPRSPRTAAALDFLAEADAVILVSDATAPLSAAELALARHVRTWCPHVVLALTKIDACPGWRAVAERDRAMLGEAGVDAPVLPVSAVVRQAAAKAGDAELNARSGFPELLGWIAEQAARPPEQSRALLAAVGVRAAAAELVESLRDRIDTVAQDAGLGQAALLQRAQRRADDLRRQNTRWQNLLSDEITDLLSDAEYDLRERTRKIVTTIDRTFDEGDPAKVWDEFAPWLDNALAEAVDVNYSWLADRAEWIAQAVAACFGAQYDRALPDLRLDGSGVEHLEEVGRPKIEKFKIGQQAFTGLRGSYGGVLMFGLVTSLAGLPLINPVSIGAGAAFAAKTIKDEGGMRLQRRQAVAKQAAQRHVDDVFLRFGKECRDAIRVVQRRLRDHFTGLAEELADELTHERETILAGTAERERRTGHIRREIDRLAALHQRAGELGTIAGRQQRRELSA; encoded by the coding sequence GTGACCGCACCGGCTTGGCTCGAAGTGCTCAACGAGACGCTGGACGCGTGCCGCACGCACGGCCGCGCCGATCTCGCCGAGCGCCTGCGCAGACGCCGGGACGCCCCCACCGGGCAGACCCGGCTCGGCGTGCTCGGCTTTCCCAAACAGGGCAAGGGTTACCTGCTCAACGCCGTGCTGAACGCGCCGGTGTGCGCGGTCGGCGACGCCGCGACCCCCGCCGTCCCCACGGAAATCGCCTACTCACCCGAACCCGCCGCGACCCTGGTCGGCCGGTCCCGCGAACGGATCCCCGTCGCGGTCGAACGGCTCACCGGCGAGCTGGGTGCCCGGCCCGCCGGCACGCTCAGCCGCGTCGAGGTCGGCGTGCCGCGTGAACTGCTCTCGGCCGGTCTCGTGCTGGTCGACACCCCGCCGGTCGGTGACCCGCGGTCACCGCGCACCGCCGCGGCGCTGGATTTCCTCGCCGAAGCCGACGCGGTGATCCTCGTCTCCGACGCGACCGCCCCGCTGAGCGCGGCCGAACTCGCGCTCGCGCGGCACGTGCGCACCTGGTGCCCGCACGTCGTGCTGGCGCTCACGAAGATCGATGCTTGCCCCGGGTGGCGTGCGGTCGCCGAACGCGATCGCGCCATGCTCGGCGAGGCCGGGGTCGACGCGCCGGTCCTGCCCGTTTCGGCCGTCGTGCGCCAAGCCGCGGCGAAGGCCGGCGACGCGGAACTCAACGCCCGCTCGGGTTTCCCGGAGCTGCTGGGCTGGATCGCCGAGCAGGCCGCGCGCCCGCCCGAGCAGTCCCGCGCGCTCCTCGCCGCCGTCGGAGTCCGCGCCGCGGCCGCCGAACTGGTGGAATCCCTGCGCGACCGCATCGATACCGTCGCCCAGGACGCCGGGCTCGGCCAGGCCGCGCTGCTGCAGCGGGCCCAGCGCCGCGCCGACGACCTGCGCCGGCAGAACACCCGGTGGCAGAACCTGCTCTCCGACGAGATCACCGACCTGCTGTCCGACGCCGAGTACGACCTGCGCGAGCGGACCCGCAAGATCGTCACCACCATCGACCGGACCTTCGACGAAGGCGATCCGGCGAAGGTGTGGGACGAATTCGCGCCCTGGCTGGACAACGCGCTGGCCGAAGCCGTCGACGTCAACTACTCGTGGCTGGCCGACCGGGCGGAGTGGATCGCGCAGGCGGTCGCGGCGTGCTTCGGCGCCCAGTACGACCGCGCGCTGCCGGACCTGCGGCTCGACGGCTCCGGCGTGGAGCACCTCGAAGAGGTCGGGCGGCCGAAGATCGAGAAGTTCAAGATCGGCCAGCAGGCCTTCACCGGGCTGCGCGGGTCGTACGGCGGCGTGCTGATGTTCGGCCTGGTCACCAGCCTCGCCGGGCTGCCGCTGATCAACCCGGTCTCGATCGGCGCCGGCGCGGCGTTCGCCGCCAAGACGATCAAGGACGAAGGCGGGATGCGGCTGCAGCGGCGGCAAGCCGTGGCCAAGCAGGCGGCGCAGCGGCACGTCGACGACGTCTTCCTGCGCTTCGGCAAGGAATGCCGGGACGCCATCCGCGTCGTCCAGCGGCGGCTGCGCGACCACTTCACCGGGCTGGCCGAAGAACTCGCCGACGAGCTGACGCACGAGCGGGAGACGATCCTGGCCGGCACCGCCGAGCGCGAGCGGCGGACCGGGCACATCCGCCGGGAAATCGACCGGCTCGCGGCCCTGCACCAGCGGGCGGGCGAGCTCGGCACGATCGCCGGACGGCAGCAACGGCGGGAGCTCTCGGCGTGA